In Planctomicrobium piriforme, a genomic segment contains:
- a CDS encoding bifunctional riboflavin kinase/FAD synthetase, which yields MQRLRGFSDNSPSQPGWLSIGNFDGVHRGHQAIIQTLIAQARRQKVAAVVLTFEPHPAALLHPERLPPRLTTPDQKADLLAELGVDVLIEYPTDWDLLRLTPRQFFDQIVVDRIQATGLVEGPNFYFGQARAGNVTVLDEFCRSTGRSLIVVPPTLLNDEIVSSSLVRQALTKGNIPFANELLNRRYAISGVVSEGAQRGRTLGFPTANLEQIPTLLPAEGVYATWCRLPQGSFPAAVNIGPNPTFAEMRSKVEAHLIGYSGDLYGQKILLEFVARLRDLRPFASVAELQEQITKDVATTKHVCNQAPA from the coding sequence ATGCAGCGGCTGCGAGGTTTCTCCGACAACTCCCCATCACAGCCTGGCTGGCTGTCGATCGGGAATTTTGACGGGGTGCATCGCGGGCATCAGGCCATCATTCAAACGCTGATTGCCCAGGCACGACGACAAAAGGTCGCCGCGGTCGTGCTCACCTTCGAGCCGCATCCCGCCGCCCTGCTTCACCCCGAGCGCCTTCCCCCACGACTGACCACGCCTGACCAGAAGGCGGATCTGCTGGCAGAGTTGGGCGTCGACGTGCTGATCGAATATCCCACCGACTGGGATTTGCTGCGTCTCACCCCGCGGCAATTCTTTGACCAGATTGTCGTCGACCGAATTCAGGCGACCGGACTGGTCGAAGGGCCGAATTTCTATTTTGGACAGGCTCGGGCCGGAAACGTGACGGTGCTCGACGAGTTCTGTCGCTCGACCGGGAGAAGCTTGATCGTCGTCCCCCCGACCCTGCTGAATGACGAAATTGTCTCGTCCAGCCTTGTCCGGCAAGCCCTGACCAAAGGGAACATCCCCTTTGCGAATGAGCTTTTAAATCGGCGTTACGCCATTTCCGGAGTCGTTTCCGAAGGGGCACAACGGGGTCGAACGCTCGGTTTTCCGACTGCCAATCTGGAACAGATTCCCACGCTGCTGCCGGCGGAAGGGGTCTATGCAACCTGGTGCCGACTGCCGCAAGGGAGCTTTCCTGCCGCGGTGAATATCGGCCCGAATCCGACGTTTGCGGAGATGCGGTCGAAGGTGGAAGCCCATCTGATCGGGTATTCCGGAGATCTCTACGGCCAGAAAATACTGCTGGAATTCGTCGCCCGCCTGCGCGACCTACGACCGTTTGCGTCAGTCGCCGAGCTGCAAGAACAGATCACCAAAGACGTTGCAACCACAAAACACGTCTGCAACCAGGCTCCAGCGTAG
- the gmd gene encoding GDP-mannose 4,6-dehydratase produces the protein MEKKALITGVTGQDGSYLAEFLLKQGYEVHGLKRRASLINTARIDHIYQDPHEDHPRLFLHYGDLTDATNLIRVIQQVQPDEIYNLGAQSHVAVSFETPEYTANSDALGTLRLLEAIRLLNLDKKTKFYQASTSELFGQVQETPQNEQTPFYPRSPYGVAKLYAYWIVRNYREAYDLFACNGILFNHESPRRGETFVTRKITRGLARIRLGMQPCLHLGNLDARRDWGHAADYVRTMWLMLQQSQADDYVVATGVQHTVRDFVNAAAKQLDIEIDWRGSGVDEQGIDRATGKCIVKIDPRYFRPSEVETLVGNAEKARKELGWKPEISFEELVSEMAATDLKLAQRELRLSKEES, from the coding sequence TTGGAAAAAAAGGCTCTCATTACCGGCGTCACAGGGCAGGACGGCTCTTACCTGGCCGAGTTTCTGCTCAAGCAGGGCTACGAAGTCCATGGGCTGAAGCGGCGTGCCTCGCTCATCAATACTGCCCGCATCGACCACATCTATCAGGATCCGCACGAAGACCACCCCCGCTTGTTTCTGCATTATGGGGATCTCACGGACGCGACGAATCTGATTCGGGTCATCCAGCAAGTGCAGCCGGACGAGATCTACAATCTCGGCGCTCAAAGCCATGTGGCGGTGTCATTCGAGACTCCGGAGTACACCGCCAACAGCGATGCGCTCGGGACGCTGCGGCTGCTGGAAGCAATCCGGCTGCTGAACCTCGATAAGAAGACCAAATTCTATCAGGCCTCGACGTCCGAACTCTTTGGTCAGGTGCAGGAGACCCCGCAGAACGAGCAGACTCCGTTCTATCCGCGCTCGCCCTACGGGGTCGCCAAGCTGTATGCGTACTGGATCGTCCGCAACTACCGCGAGGCGTATGACCTGTTTGCCTGTAACGGCATTTTGTTCAATCATGAGTCCCCGCGCCGCGGCGAGACATTCGTGACCCGAAAGATCACTCGTGGTTTGGCGCGGATTCGACTGGGAATGCAGCCGTGCCTGCACCTGGGGAATCTCGACGCGCGGCGCGACTGGGGTCATGCCGCGGACTATGTGCGCACGATGTGGCTGATGCTGCAACAGTCCCAAGCGGATGATTACGTCGTCGCCACCGGAGTGCAGCACACCGTCCGCGACTTCGTGAATGCGGCCGCAAAACAACTCGATATTGAGATCGACTGGCGCGGCAGCGGCGTGGATGAGCAGGGGATCGATCGGGCGACCGGCAAGTGCATCGTCAAAATCGATCCGCGGTATTTTCGTCCCAGCGAAGTCGAAACCCTGGTCGGCAACGCCGAAAAGGCGCGGAAAGAACTTGGCTGGAAGCCTGAGATTTCATTCGAAGAGCTGGTCAGCGAAATGGCCGCCACCGACCTCAAACTCGCCCAACGCGAATTGCGATTGAGCAAGGAAGAGAGTTGA
- a CDS encoding sensor histidine kinase yields MLFTRSIRQKLISGLGLVVILVALSTICSFVGVNSFQRTVGDLELSVGKLPRRADLIATLSLLYTPLSNEFPSVQQPLEIQQQAALRQRAHFAEVFKEVRHRVDDFTLSWQQLDEKLRHSPNEQVPYRMLLLTADKGLRTIEESIPGLGELERRDISMRVIMQTAANVIEVSRGLPDPANRLGERLREAKSHYLQQSRLVLGLSAVSVLVLLVLMLWCYRLIFMPIRQLYRGVHRLAAGDYGYRLQIHTQCEIGKLADAFNEMSRRIQEDRQSKEKEIEERSKQLVLSERLAGAGFLASGVAHEINNPLSVIMTAGYGLEMRLSDDVLAGVNEEDRSDIREYLGLIQTEAERCEKITKKLLDFSYGKGDERNRYDITAIVQEVANMVAHLSRYQDRQLSVDRTVPLHAWVNAPEIKQVLLNLVANALDATPPGGYVDVSLREFPDQVEICVEDNGCGMTKEQMTHIFEPFFTTKDVGKGTGLGLAITHRIVSDHGGTLEVHSDGPGQGSRFTLRLPRKAAQVRAA; encoded by the coding sequence GTGCTGTTCACGCGTTCGATTCGCCAGAAGTTGATTTCCGGTCTCGGACTGGTGGTGATTCTGGTCGCGCTGTCGACCATCTGCAGCTTCGTCGGCGTCAATTCGTTTCAGAGGACGGTCGGTGATCTCGAACTGAGCGTCGGTAAACTGCCGCGCCGCGCTGATCTCATCGCCACGTTGAGCCTGTTGTACACGCCGCTCTCGAATGAGTTCCCCAGTGTACAGCAGCCGCTCGAAATTCAGCAGCAGGCGGCATTGCGGCAGCGAGCGCACTTTGCGGAAGTTTTCAAAGAGGTGCGACACCGCGTCGACGATTTCACGCTCTCCTGGCAGCAGCTTGATGAAAAGTTGCGGCATTCTCCGAATGAGCAGGTGCCCTATCGGATGCTGCTGCTGACGGCGGACAAAGGTTTGCGGACGATCGAAGAATCGATCCCGGGCCTGGGTGAACTGGAACGTCGCGACATCAGCATGCGGGTCATCATGCAGACGGCGGCGAATGTAATTGAAGTCAGTCGCGGCCTGCCTGACCCGGCGAACCGTTTGGGCGAGCGGCTGCGGGAAGCAAAGTCGCATTACCTGCAACAGTCCCGTCTCGTGCTGGGACTGAGCGCGGTTTCGGTGCTGGTGCTGCTGGTGCTGATGTTGTGGTGCTACCGATTGATCTTCATGCCGATTCGCCAACTCTATCGGGGCGTGCATCGGCTCGCGGCGGGAGACTACGGGTATCGTCTGCAGATCCATACGCAGTGCGAAATTGGCAAGCTGGCCGATGCGTTCAATGAAATGAGCCGCCGCATTCAGGAAGACCGGCAGTCGAAAGAAAAAGAGATCGAAGAGCGGAGCAAGCAACTGGTGCTGTCGGAACGGCTCGCCGGCGCCGGCTTCCTGGCGTCTGGCGTCGCGCACGAAATCAACAACCCGCTGTCAGTGATCATGACCGCCGGATACGGACTGGAGATGCGGCTGAGTGATGACGTGCTGGCTGGCGTCAACGAGGAGGATCGCTCCGACATTCGCGAATATCTCGGCCTGATTCAGACCGAGGCCGAGCGCTGTGAGAAGATCACCAAGAAGCTGCTCGATTTCTCCTATGGCAAAGGGGACGAGCGGAATCGATACGACATCACCGCGATCGTGCAGGAAGTCGCCAACATGGTCGCGCACCTGAGCCGCTATCAGGATCGGCAGCTTTCAGTCGACCGCACGGTCCCGCTGCATGCCTGGGTGAATGCTCCAGAGATCAAACAGGTGCTGCTCAATCTGGTGGCGAACGCGCTCGATGCCACACCGCCGGGCGGTTATGTCGACGTCAGCCTGCGGGAGTTTCCCGATCAGGTGGAGATCTGCGTCGAAGACAACGGCTGCGGCATGACGAAAGAACAGATGACGCACATCTTCGAGCCGTTCTTCACGACGAAAGATGTGGGGAAGGGGACCGGCCTGGGTCTGGCGATCACCCATCGCATCGTCAGCGACCATGGCGGAACTCTCGAAGTCCACAGCGACGGCCCCGGCCAGGGCTCACGCTTCACGCTCCGCCTGCCCCGCAAAGCCGCACAAGTAAGAGCCGCCTAG
- a CDS encoding RidA family protein — translation MSVESQLANLDLRLPEAPKPVAAYVPCVRTGNLVYVSGQLPMTGGQLLATGPVPSKVDVEQAQTAAAQCVLNGLAIAKAELGGDLERIQRVVRVGVFVQSDDGFAQQPQVANGASELLQKIFGDKGKHARAAVGVNALPLNASVEVEFLFEVT, via the coding sequence ATGTCGGTCGAATCACAGCTCGCGAATCTCGATTTGCGCCTCCCTGAGGCGCCAAAACCGGTTGCGGCGTATGTTCCCTGCGTGCGGACTGGCAATCTGGTGTACGTCAGCGGCCAGTTGCCGATGACCGGCGGGCAGTTGCTCGCGACGGGTCCTGTTCCCTCGAAAGTGGATGTGGAACAGGCCCAGACCGCTGCCGCTCAGTGCGTGCTCAACGGCCTGGCGATTGCCAAGGCCGAACTCGGCGGCGACCTCGAACGCATTCAGCGCGTGGTCCGTGTCGGGGTCTTCGTGCAGTCGGATGACGGCTTCGCCCAGCAGCCGCAAGTGGCCAATGGCGCCAGCGAACTGCTGCAAAAGATTTTTGGCGACAAGGGCAAGCATGCCCGCGCCGCAGTCGGGGTCAACGCCCTGCCGCTGAACGCCAGCGTCGAGGTCGAGTTCCTCTTCGAAGTGACCTGA
- a CDS encoding alkaline phosphatase D family protein → MPSQNAGALRRRDFNRLVASSGLGALAGWPQRAPAQVTAETLRPRIECGVASGEISPTSAVLWSRADRPSRMQVEVATDDSFRNVVRRLNGGDALPHSDHTCQIQVDDLTPGEIFHYRIRFDSLEQPGALSEPMTGLLRTAPLKRQAVRFLWSGDTVGQGFGIDPARGGMRMYRTMLERKPDFFVHSGDTIYADNPLVESLTLDDGSVWRNIVTPEKSQVAQSLDEFRGCFRYNWLDEHFRAFHAAVPVLVQWDDHETLNNWYPGELLEDNRYSVKSASLLAARGRTAFLEYHPIKHRPGAKIYRTVPYGPDLELFFIDMRSYRGPNNANNQTALGTDAALLGPEQLRWLKQRLSESPATWKVICSDMPLGLICGDGPKAFENIANGNGPPLGRELELVDLLTHLREQNIRNTIWITADVHYAASHYYDPNKAQFQDFLPFWEFVSGPLHAGTFGPNPLDNTFGPQVVFKSIPDKLKPARPPSEGLQFFGQIDIDGQTGALTVGHYNVAGEKLWERTFEA, encoded by the coding sequence ATGCCATCACAGAACGCAGGCGCTCTCCGTCGCCGTGACTTCAATCGGCTCGTTGCGAGTAGCGGACTCGGCGCATTGGCCGGGTGGCCGCAACGCGCGCCGGCACAGGTGACAGCCGAGACGCTGCGGCCCCGGATCGAATGCGGCGTGGCCTCAGGTGAGATTTCGCCCACATCGGCAGTCCTCTGGAGCCGTGCTGATCGGCCCTCGCGGATGCAGGTGGAAGTGGCGACCGATGACAGCTTTCGTAATGTCGTTCGGCGACTCAATGGCGGAGACGCCCTGCCGCACAGCGATCACACCTGTCAGATACAGGTCGACGACCTGACGCCAGGCGAAATCTTTCATTACCGCATTCGGTTTGATTCGCTCGAACAACCGGGCGCTCTCAGCGAACCGATGACAGGCCTGCTTCGGACCGCCCCGCTGAAGCGTCAGGCGGTTCGCTTTTTGTGGTCCGGCGACACCGTAGGGCAGGGCTTCGGCATCGATCCGGCCCGCGGCGGGATGCGGATGTACCGCACAATGCTCGAACGAAAACCTGACTTCTTTGTTCACAGCGGTGACACGATTTATGCCGACAATCCGCTGGTGGAATCGCTGACACTCGATGACGGCAGCGTATGGCGGAACATCGTGACGCCTGAGAAGAGTCAGGTCGCCCAGAGCCTGGACGAGTTTCGCGGCTGCTTTCGCTACAACTGGCTCGACGAACATTTCCGCGCGTTCCATGCAGCGGTGCCAGTCCTCGTGCAATGGGACGACCACGAAACGCTCAACAATTGGTATCCCGGCGAACTGCTGGAAGATAACCGTTACAGCGTGAAGAGTGCGTCGCTACTGGCCGCACGGGGCCGCACGGCGTTTCTTGAGTATCATCCCATCAAGCACCGGCCTGGGGCGAAGATCTACCGCACTGTGCCGTATGGTCCGGATCTCGAACTGTTCTTCATCGACATGCGGAGTTACCGCGGGCCGAACAACGCAAACAATCAGACTGCGCTCGGCACCGATGCCGCGCTGCTGGGGCCGGAACAACTGCGATGGTTGAAGCAACGTTTGAGCGAGTCGCCTGCCACCTGGAAAGTGATCTGCTCGGACATGCCGCTGGGGCTCATTTGCGGCGACGGCCCGAAGGCGTTTGAGAACATCGCGAATGGCAACGGCCCTCCGCTCGGTCGGGAGCTCGAACTCGTCGATCTGCTGACGCACCTGCGGGAGCAGAACATCCGCAACACGATCTGGATCACTGCCGACGTCCATTACGCGGCATCGCACTACTACGACCCGAACAAGGCCCAGTTTCAAGACTTCCTGCCGTTCTGGGAATTCGTCAGCGGCCCGTTGCATGCCGGCACGTTCGGTCCAAATCCTCTCGATAACACGTTTGGGCCGCAGGTGGTTTTCAAGAGCATTCCCGACAAGCTCAAACCAGCCCGACCGCCGAGCGAAGGCCTGCAGTTTTTCGGCCAGATCGACATCGACGGCCAGACGGGAGCACTGACCGTGGGGCACTACAACGTCGCCGGCGAAAAACTCTGGGAGCGGACCTTCGAGGCGTGA
- a CDS encoding Gfo/Idh/MocA family protein, with product MSVRSGIIGLGFMGMTHFEAYRQVQGGQVAAIATRNARKLAGDWSDIQGNFGPRGSAETDLTGVKTYLEYRDLLNDPDIDLVHVCLPTDQHESVTLEALAAGKHVLVEKPIAIELEAADRLLNAATKANRLLMVAHVLPFFPEFRWACEQIHSGKYGQLKGAALRRVIAPPEWSADISDFRKLGGWGIDLHIHDNHYLGLLCGTPRSVFSRGLLKEGFVNHVSTQYVYDNPDLTVSCISGGIAAPDLKFAQSFEFLLDDATIQFDAGTYGDQWVVNRPLTLISREHGVETPQPGGGSTWCAAFTEEIQAAVSAVSSGKVPLALSATLATDALKICYAEAESIRRGCAIDVSTLKPAVLQG from the coding sequence ATGAGCGTACGCAGCGGCATCATTGGACTCGGCTTCATGGGCATGACCCACTTTGAAGCCTACCGTCAGGTTCAAGGCGGACAAGTCGCGGCCATCGCCACCCGCAATGCCCGCAAACTGGCCGGCGACTGGTCTGACATTCAAGGCAACTTCGGCCCCCGCGGCAGTGCTGAAACGGACCTCACTGGCGTCAAAACGTATCTCGAATACCGCGATCTGCTCAACGATCCCGACATCGATCTCGTGCATGTCTGTCTCCCGACTGATCAGCATGAATCGGTGACTCTCGAAGCCCTCGCCGCAGGCAAGCATGTGCTGGTCGAGAAGCCGATCGCGATTGAACTCGAGGCCGCCGACCGATTGCTCAACGCGGCGACGAAAGCGAACCGTCTGTTGATGGTGGCGCATGTACTCCCCTTCTTCCCCGAGTTCCGCTGGGCCTGCGAACAGATTCACAGCGGGAAGTACGGTCAGCTCAAAGGCGCGGCGCTGCGACGCGTCATCGCGCCCCCGGAATGGTCGGCCGACATCAGCGACTTCCGCAAACTCGGCGGCTGGGGAATCGACCTCCATATTCATGACAACCACTATCTCGGCCTGCTCTGCGGCACGCCTCGCAGCGTCTTCTCGCGAGGGCTGCTGAAGGAAGGGTTCGTCAATCACGTCAGCACACAGTATGTGTACGACAACCCGGACCTCACGGTCAGTTGCATCAGCGGGGGTATTGCGGCCCCTGACCTGAAGTTTGCCCAGAGTTTCGAATTCCTCCTCGATGACGCCACGATTCAGTTCGACGCCGGCACCTATGGCGACCAATGGGTCGTGAATCGACCGCTGACGTTGATCTCCCGCGAACACGGGGTCGAAACGCCGCAGCCCGGCGGCGGCAGTACATGGTGTGCCGCATTTACCGAAGAAATTCAAGCCGCGGTGTCAGCCGTCTCCTCAGGCAAGGTGCCGCTCGCACTTTCGGCGACGCTGGCGACGGACGCACTCAAAATCTGTTACGCCGAGGCGGAAAGCATTCGCCGGGGCTGTGCAATCGATGTCTCGACACTGAAACCGGCTGTTCTCCAGGGCTGA
- the obgE gene encoding GTPase ObgE: MFIDRVEILTQAGDGGKGCGSFRREAFIPRGGPDGGDGGHGGSIIIRADENVGSLHNLVGHRHWKADHGRPGEGSLCTGRSGDDAFILVPPGTVVKDAKEGFVITELLTHGQEITIAKGGKGGRGNKRFATSTERAPRHFEDGEPGEIREVLLELKLIADVGLVGKPNAGKSTLLSRLSRATPEIAAYPFTTKYPHLGMVRVGYEDSFVLADIPGLIEGAHAGVGLGHEFLKHVQRTRLFVHLVEPEPMDQTDPIQNYHQIREELRLYDPELVTRPEIVVVTKCELPDAGAIAEMLSEDLGHPVLQISSATGQGLTELTRLIVRQLREMNNKDEEWGKGTGVRS; this comes from the coding sequence ATGTTTATTGATCGTGTTGAAATCCTGACTCAGGCCGGCGACGGCGGCAAAGGTTGCGGCAGCTTCCGTCGCGAAGCGTTCATTCCTCGCGGCGGCCCGGACGGCGGCGACGGCGGGCACGGCGGCAGCATTATTATCCGCGCCGATGAAAACGTCGGCAGCCTGCACAATCTCGTCGGGCACCGCCACTGGAAGGCCGATCACGGCCGTCCGGGCGAGGGGTCTCTCTGTACCGGCCGATCCGGCGATGACGCTTTCATTCTCGTCCCGCCCGGCACGGTGGTGAAGGATGCCAAAGAAGGCTTTGTCATTACCGAACTGCTGACACACGGTCAGGAGATCACGATTGCCAAAGGGGGCAAAGGGGGCCGCGGCAACAAACGCTTCGCCACCAGTACCGAACGCGCGCCGCGGCATTTTGAAGATGGCGAGCCTGGTGAAATCCGCGAAGTACTGCTCGAACTGAAGCTGATCGCCGATGTCGGCCTCGTCGGAAAACCGAACGCCGGCAAAAGCACCCTGCTCAGCCGCCTCTCTCGGGCGACGCCGGAAATCGCGGCCTACCCATTCACGACCAAGTATCCGCACCTGGGGATGGTGCGAGTCGGCTATGAAGACTCGTTCGTCCTCGCGGATATTCCAGGTCTGATCGAAGGGGCACACGCAGGCGTGGGACTCGGCCATGAGTTTCTGAAGCATGTGCAGCGGACGCGGTTGTTCGTGCATCTGGTTGAACCGGAGCCGATGGACCAGACCGACCCGATTCAAAACTATCATCAGATCCGCGAAGAGCTGCGTCTTTACGATCCGGAACTGGTCACGCGGCCTGAGATCGTGGTCGTCACGAAGTGCGAACTCCCCGACGCCGGCGCCATCGCGGAAATGCTCTCGGAAGACCTCGGTCACCCGGTACTGCAAATCTCCTCCGCCACCGGCCAGGGCCTGACCGAACTCACTCGCCTGATCGTCCGCCAACTGCGCGAGATGAACAACAAGGACGAGGAGTGGGGGAAGGGAACAGGAGTTAGGAGTTAG
- a CDS encoding outer membrane protein assembly factor BamB family protein encodes MQTDSLSSKLKRHACWLCLLCLLPSCAKQPQPPMKADASDEPGRVVLAQKPDGGVVERAGTDWPCFLGPQHDGTSTETGLLESWPKEGPPLLWQKKVGTGYSAPSVLGRRLVLHHRLGNEEIVECMDAVSGETLWKHADVSRFQDPYGYNNGPRCTPLLSSPYCFTLGAGGKLLCLALETGKLVWQLDLQREFKIPEAFFGVGATPILEGNNLIVAVGGQPNSALVAFEAATGKILWQNGGKSTWNGAATGWDSEPKYEWTGDEMVVSYSSPQAATFHGRRHILCLLRQGLLSVDPETGAENFHYWFRSRTHESVNAAQPVVVGDTILLGAAYRVGSACLQVAPSGKEVKELWRDPRALSTHWSTSLFFDGCYFGFSGRHENEGVLQCVDAATGKVKWQSTGWEREADLQTSPSGEVIDAQTGEKIPWPMYGRGSAILADGKFIVLAERGTLALLSARTDKWEEISRYAAPGMKYPSWTAPVLSRGLLYLRCEDALTCLKIARDE; translated from the coding sequence ATGCAGACTGACAGTCTTTCTTCAAAGCTGAAGCGGCATGCCTGTTGGCTGTGTCTGCTTTGCTTGCTGCCTTCGTGTGCGAAGCAGCCACAGCCGCCGATGAAGGCCGATGCGAGCGATGAACCTGGCCGCGTGGTGCTGGCGCAGAAGCCGGATGGAGGTGTTGTCGAAAGGGCCGGAACCGACTGGCCCTGTTTTCTCGGCCCGCAGCACGATGGCACTTCGACTGAAACGGGTTTGCTGGAGTCCTGGCCCAAAGAAGGCCCGCCGCTGTTGTGGCAGAAAAAAGTGGGCACTGGTTACAGCGCGCCGAGCGTGCTGGGCCGACGGCTGGTGCTGCATCATCGGCTGGGGAATGAAGAGATCGTGGAGTGCATGGATGCCGTCTCAGGTGAAACGCTGTGGAAGCATGCCGATGTCAGCCGCTTTCAAGATCCGTATGGGTACAACAACGGCCCGCGCTGCACGCCGCTGTTGAGTTCTCCATACTGCTTCACGCTGGGCGCTGGGGGGAAGCTGCTGTGTCTGGCACTGGAGACCGGCAAACTCGTGTGGCAGCTCGATCTGCAGCGGGAGTTCAAGATCCCTGAGGCGTTCTTTGGCGTCGGAGCGACTCCCATTCTGGAAGGGAACAACCTCATCGTCGCGGTGGGAGGACAGCCGAACTCGGCGCTCGTCGCGTTTGAGGCGGCGACGGGCAAGATCCTCTGGCAAAACGGCGGGAAATCCACCTGGAATGGCGCCGCGACCGGTTGGGATTCCGAGCCGAAGTATGAGTGGACCGGCGATGAGATGGTCGTGAGCTATTCGTCACCGCAGGCCGCGACATTTCATGGCCGACGACACATCTTGTGTCTGTTGCGGCAGGGCTTGTTGTCTGTCGATCCCGAGACCGGCGCTGAAAACTTTCATTACTGGTTTCGCTCGCGCACGCATGAGTCGGTGAACGCCGCGCAGCCGGTCGTGGTGGGCGACACGATTCTCTTGGGCGCGGCCTATCGGGTTGGTTCCGCGTGCCTGCAGGTGGCTCCCTCAGGCAAGGAAGTCAAAGAGTTGTGGCGCGATCCACGCGCGCTCTCGACGCACTGGTCGACATCGTTGTTTTTCGACGGCTGTTACTTCGGCTTCAGCGGACGGCATGAGAACGAAGGGGTCTTGCAATGCGTTGATGCGGCGACCGGGAAGGTGAAGTGGCAGTCGACCGGCTGGGAGCGCGAGGCCGACTTGCAGACGAGTCCGTCGGGCGAGGTGATCGATGCGCAGACCGGCGAGAAGATCCCGTGGCCGATGTATGGAAGAGGTTCCGCGATCCTTGCTGATGGCAAGTTCATTGTCCTGGCAGAACGAGGGACGCTCGCACTGCTGTCTGCAAGGACAGACAAGTGGGAAGAGATCAGCCGTTACGCTGCGCCTGGGATGAAGTATCCAAGCTGGACAGCGCCGGTGTTGTCTCGCGGCCTGTTGTATCTGCGCTGCGAAGATGCACTGACCTGTTTGAAGATCGCGCGGGATGAATGA